The following is a genomic window from Homalodisca vitripennis isolate AUS2020 chromosome 5, UT_GWSS_2.1, whole genome shotgun sequence.
AAAATACCTTTCATTACTTAATCCTATATTGACAAACCAAGTTTACTATAAATACTTAGATAAATCTAATTATGCGTAGCATCAGTTTCACTTATTATGTTAATACGAGTCTAATCATTGATTGCGTAAACCTCCCCCCCCACATTACCATCCTATCTAcacagttatattttatgttgccGGAATGGCCGTAATTGCAGAAGTTTAATAGTTATTGGAAAGTACCATAAATTTCGATAATGGTGACCAAGACCTTTAACACTTGCCTCAACTTAACTTTATAATTGGTGCAGTAAAAGgaactaatatatttaaacttggtGATTTAACTTTGCAGAACATTCTTGCCTTGACTACAGCTAAGgttcataaatgtatttattaaattaattaatagtattggGAAGTTACaattaaatccaaaatatatatatatatatatatatatatatatatagctgtgtttaaaatattctttacgaTTCGGATTGATTAtagaatcaaaaataaaattatagtggcAATACCCTATAGTAGTAGACGGATcggtttataattaaatacattttatcgaAAACATTAAGTAGAAGCGACACACGTTACTTAGAATCCtgcataaaataaacattgaaattgtcaTGTCCTTATTTTCCGTTCCCTCTAGTACATGTAATGctcctaaaataatttaaaatcctaGAATAATATCAAAGTATTCTAATACGACGACGGTTGCAGCTTTACGTTTAATAAGTTTGTATTTACTGACGAAAACTGCTGTTATTGTATATTACTTAAGGTTAACTGTGAATTAATCTGcaacaaatttaactaaattcTACAACATTCCTATGAGTAGCTTTGCTTCAGAAATTTGTCGAAACAACTAAAGATAATGTACCTTCAAACAAACAGATGTTACAacttatttaattgataaaactaTTTGATAGTTACGGATTATCTTCTTGCAAGCacaatactttcataataatgTGACAAATAACATAGAGCTGGAAACTCTGTAACTAAAGTAAACATCCCTTTATCACAGCTGTATCTAATCTGTTTTGTCCATCGGGGGTCTGGGTCTGCCTTGCTCTAAAGCCATCCAAtagttagaaaaaaaacattaaaacattatatattaaaatttttatttttattttctaatggtTATCAGAAAATTCAGTTGAGATAATTGAAAACTCGTACAAATGGGACGATTATGTTTGTCTAATTCAAGGGTTGTGgtcaatttattacaaatttatatagaactaatatttaaaacgtatttttacttTAAAGCATTTTCTTACGGGGTTTATAAACACTTAAAGCCTTGTAAGAGATTTCATattcttaatttgttataaagtattttagaGCAATCTAAATTGAACAATATgagtaaaataactttgaattttaataattactaaatataattaagtgaaactatttacttattgaaacattttcaaaagatcCAAACGATTTGAAGCTATTCTTTTAACTGTTTGTGCCATCAAGTAATGGGAATCAGGGGAGaaattttatacaacataaaattaaaaacgttctctatattttaaacaaaaatgtattttttcgaTGGTTACACTTATACAATGACCAAAAGTCTTTCTGCCAAACCGGCCTAACACTATTGTTTGTTCATTAGATAATGACTGTTTAACATTAGTTGGTTAATCGTAAATAATAAGTTTGCTGCGGTCAATATTCACTGCTGATCACTTCACTGAGTTAGTTACTGTGCTCCAGGGGTCAGCTTTCAACGTAACCATTTCCGTTACCCGTAAGTATTCACTTTTTGTCCCTCTCTCAACAGTTTACAGCTTCCGGATagtattaatgataataaatatgagattcgttttctttcttttcacatttcttaaaaagtgtttatttatcgTTTGCAACGttatattattaagattaaaacTTTTACCGATACAAAACTGCTGTATAGGGAGAATTAATCTTTTGGGATAGATACATATTGGGAAtatattttcccaaattttattggaataaaataaaccatAGAATGTGAACTAAATCCAAACCATAGTGTATACATTTACCTAGATTAATCTATAGTATAGTGCTCCTCCGTAAAGGAATCCAGAATGTTACAACGTCCGGGACGGAGTCTCACTGCAGCCGCACGATTGCATTCATGGGAAGAGTCACTTCCCTCGGGACCATTGAGAATAGCATACAAATGTTAACAGTGTTGCGTCTCAGCTTACATTGACGCCTTATGAAATAATGTTGCATAAACTGCCACTTTTTTCTTATCAGCTACATCAGTTTGCTCGTACAACTATTTATTGTCTTACCGCAACATAATAAGGGATATCTTTACTGTCACCAGTTGATCTTTGACGACCAAGCAGGTTTTGCGGAACACTTTACTTGCAATGTACCGCCATTTGTAAGCACCACAGACGTGGTTTTAAGTGTTTTTGAAACTGTTCTGTATAttccaactttttttaaatatattattttgcgATTCTCTATTCTCGTATCCCAGATATGCTCAGAGGTATCGCCCGTTTATCAGGCCTTTGATATAATGCGAACAACCCTGTCTATAACCCCGCTTCTTTTGAATGTTCAGCAGTGTAGAAGTATGGTTTATCTACAGCCACGAAATCATTGCgtctacattaaaaatatgttattgaatacataaaatatcattgtGTGTATCTAGTTTTATGCACTTATTAACAGCTTTTAGTACAGTATTAGGTAGCACTTTGTTGAACTCATGGAAATCTTTCAGTAGCATATTCGTAACAGATCAAAATTTGTTCATTTGGTACTTGAATTTTGGTGATACTACCGACTCCGTAAATAAAGTAAAGGTTAATGTCATAAGGCATAGTTTTCGTCATTTCTGGTGATGTAATGGAAGTCATTCATAAAATTTACTACTAAACAGTACTAATGTGGGATAAAATGTTCCTTTACTCAGCTAATCTTCAAATAAGTTTATCGGTCTCGAAAAACTGAAATTACcattaaactgtattaatttgCTTAGTTTAAATCCAAAGCCTATGACAATGCTGTCTTTACTCATTCCCTCTTTAAGTAGTATGATGTCCAGCCATGCTTAAGCAATTCAGTTTCTTTTTAGAAGACATACATACTAATTCTAGCTGCACGATTGAAATATCTAAGACTAGGTTTGGTCCTCATTTATGTACGTGACCTTTACCCTTAACTGAAGCGTCACTTTGTTTTTCTGTATCAGTGCCcgtttgaataaaattatgtaattctcTAGAAACCTTTGTCATATCTTTGTACTGGGCGTTTGAACATGAAAAATTGCAAAAGAATATATAACGCACTACTCCACTTGTAttcattacaacaaaaattatgcAGTAAAACAACAAACGCCTGTACttacacaaaaacaaacataagCAACTGTCGATTGACTGgacaaaaacattttactgtatgAACAGTACTAAGTGTAGTTTatccagtaaaataaaaaatagcaataacATACAACGCGGTATACTAGTTTTATTAAAGCAAAAAGTAAGTCGTACGAAATTCATCCTGAAAAAGTAATAAGAAAGGAAACAGAAAAGTGTATTTATGGAATGAAATAAAGCTTGTTGACATATGTTCTACATAAATGGCTATGTGTGGGAGAAAGTGTTCAGTAATATAATTAGACATTTCACCTAATAAATCCAGTTTTAACTTTGGTGTATAGTTGGATAAGGTAAACATTCACATTTTCGCTAATGTCCAGTTTTTAGAATTTAATCAGCTTTGTGCAATGTATATGTTTCTAATaggaaatatgattttaataattttttaaaataagttaaatttatatagaaacaccccggtatattttgttttgttttataaatgttatgaagTTTGCAAGGTTGAACTTTATACTGAAGTTATTTAAATCTGCCTTTAACGCCTGCTTTGTTTGGTGACACCCGTTGACGAGACTTCCTCCTTTATAATTTATGCTTATGTCCTTTATAAGGACATTTTTGCTGAAGTTTTTAGCTGAAATATGAGATATGTAGGCTATTGTCTCTAGATCtcgttaatataaatataagatgtAAATGAACGGGTGTGTGTGCTTGGACTTGGGGACTTAACTGCAGCATCCAAAGccacattttatcaaatttattagtGTTTTCTTTCTGAATTACTATCGATGGAATGTAAAGGAAGGGGGTACTGGTGTACCTTTTATTTTGAGTTTGCTTTCCGTTTTAACGTTTTAAGCGGTTATAATAACCATAATcgtaaaaattgcaatttttaagaTTGAGTACATCTTGAAATCTATATGTGAATAAACGAAGAAAAGGAGAAAATTATATATCAGATTTCAAACAACTGTCTCTTTCCCAGTGTACGAAAACCGTTACTAGTGTTCTAGAATATAACACTGTTATTAGGCTGGTTTTTTTCTTCGGTCACATGAGTACTATTTACTAGGGGAAaacataaatatctttactaaaatTGTGTATGAATAATAACCATTGCCTTAGGAAAAAATAAGATTGGGCTTCGTTGGAAATTGGCCGATGATAGAGTGTCTCCCTTAACCTTGGGTGTTGCTATGCGGAACTCAgagtaaatagaattttaaaatttataacaaacattactaaTCAAATGCCTCCAAGGTTCCATTGATTTTTTGTTTGGAAGAAATCATTCTATTCCACTCACAATTTCCATATCAGAGGAGAGAAAACTTTGTGTCCTTAGTCAACCTGTAACTTAGAgtaaaacgaaatatttattccaCAATTATAATTAACGATCTTCAGGATGGGTAGTGgtattcaattatatttacacataagttttatgtagtaaaataaatatagcctTTTCCTATCATTAGCATAACTTACTTTTCAATCCCACACAAGCATACACTATCTTGGATGTTTTCTATagtaaaatatgagtatatatgacagtattatatttatactcattaatactaataaataattgtgcttaaaataatttcttatgttGCTTGAAATATTGGCAAgctcaaatgtaaaaaattattgtgGAACGTCGTATTATTCACTTTTTAATTCAAGATTGACTTTGATAGAGATGCGTTACATACTCTTTATTTTCAACTAGTTAAACCAACTGTAGATTGAATAAACAACcattacttattttgtatttatctgtACTGTATTGTGTTAAAGTGTATTCATGCTTGATGATAAAACTGATCCCTGAAAGAATAAATGTAagctaaagaataaaaaattgactGTATGCCATTCAGTAAGTGTAGGTACCACCAGAACTCCATTCAAGTCTTTACATAATGCTACCCAATGGTAGTAATAGCAATAATATGGAACTGAGTAACTGAGTGACTGTGAGTAACATTTTTAGCACACAGAACAGCAAGTTTAACTCTCGCCTTGTTAGTGTAGTTCTCTTTAATATTGTCACAAAAAGGTAATAGGCGTTTCGTGTTTACTCTGTAACTTTGTTGTCATTCAGTAATAAATTGAGATgtcattattgtgtttttactcCGATTAAATTTAGGATTAACTTAtgattacatttcattaaattaaacttaatttaaaacctttgtGCTTCACTTTCATAACTTATAATGCAGCAATGAAATTTCATATATTCTCTCTAACTACCTGACTTATTGAAGTGCTGATATAGAAGCTCCTGATTTCATTGTCCGGAGAAACAAGGGAATGAATTGAATCAGCGACCTGCGTTTCATTATTGAGTTACATATCGTGGATTATTTCAAACGATGGCAGAAGTTTCATCAGATTTCTTCCTAAAATATGATGAAGATTTGTGTCTCATGTATGATAGTCTATGCCTTTTACCCTCCTGTTAATAgtacaaaattactttaataaatacttacataTTAACACCGATATACGCCAGATAAAAAGGTACTTACGGACAAATATGTTAGACATGAGGGTGGCAGGGAGACAGAAGACGATGACGAGGATGTCGGCAACGGCGAGGTTGACAATGAAGAAGTTGGTGACTGTCCGCATGCGAGGGGACCGATAGACGACGGCGATGACGAAGCAGTTGCCTACAAGCCCGACCACGAAGACGATCAGGTAGGCGATACAGTAGACGAGGATGATTGGAGTGGAGTGCCTGTACATGAGGTCCGGGAGAACGGTGGCATTCTGGCTCAGGTTGGAGACGGAGGGGTCCCCGTAGCCCTCCGGTGGTCCCGTGTCGTTGTGCACGGGCACGATGTCTATCAGGGAATTCCCCAACATGTCAATCAGTACTTTCCGCGTCGTGTTGGCGGACGGTTTGACTTCAGGGAAGGAAGGCTCTGTGGGCGGAACCTCGGTGCGGGGGTTCGCAAGTCGTCTTCGGGATTCTAAGTACTCGTCCGCTTCGGGCAATCTGAGCGCCGCCATCTCTAGCAGAGAAGAAAGCGTGAGCAGGGAATCCGTGCGGAGATCGGACGCCATTTTGAAAAAAGGTCCCGGAAACTCCCGACCATCATTTGCAAAATCACTGCTTCATACAGCTCAAAGTTTATGCAAATCCCGGTCTGCCTCCTAGACGAATTTCCGCGATAAACAACGTCGAACAAAATTATTGTCAATTTTCACAAACACcgataaactattatttacataaactctGTTGAGGACAACACTTATACAAAAGAGAGGTATAGAGAGTGGTACCAGCGTTGAGCAGTGAGAGTGGAGCGTGCGGTGCGGACTGGGTTGTCGAGCGCACTGGGCCAGGCGCGTGCAGAGACACGGGCTCATGCGCGGCACCCGGACCCGCCTTCACCCGCCACTCCGTACCTGTGGCTCGCTCTGCTCGGCCCGGCTCTGCCTCACAATCAATCACACTCACTCCACCTCGGCTTGTCTGAGGTCGTCTCAGCTCTTGACACACGGGTATTCCGCCTTCACCCGCTACTCCTTACCGGCGACTCGCTCGACTCTGCTCGGCTCGTCTCACACTCAGTCAAACTCACTCCACCTCGGCTTGTCTGAGGTCGTCTCAGCTCTTGACACACGGATATTCCGCCTTCACCCGCTACTCCTTACCGGCGACTCGCTCGACTCTGCTCGGCTCGCCTCACACTCAGTCAAACTCACTCCGCGTAGGCTTGTCTGAGGTCGTCTCAGCTCTTGACACTCGGATATTCCGCCTTCACTCGCTACTCCTTACCGGCGACTAGCTCGACTCTGCTCGGCTCGCCTCACACTCAGTCAAACTCACTCCACGTAGGCTTGTCTGAGGTCGTCTCAGCTCTTGACACTCGGATATTCCGCCTTTATTTCCCACTCCGAATCTGTGACTTGCTCTGCTCGGTCCGGCTCTGCGTCACACACAGTCAAACTCATTCCACCTAGGCTGGTCTGAGGTCGCATTAACCTTTTTACACACGTATATTCCACTCTTTCCCCccacatttaattttttccatatttttaggGGAAGTCGGGAGg
Proteins encoded in this region:
- the LOC124363922 gene encoding orexin/Hypocretin receptor type 1-like — encoded protein: MASDLRTDSLLTLSSLLEMAALRLPEADEYLESRRRLANPRTEVPPTEPSFPEVKPSANTTRKVLIDMLGNSLIDIVPVHNDTGPPEGYGDPSVSNLSQNATVLPDLMYRHSTPIILVYCIAYLIVFVVGLVGNCFVIAVVYRSPRMRTVTNFFIVNLAVADILVIVFCLPATLMSNIFVRKYLFIWRISVLICKYLLK